The following proteins come from a genomic window of Prionailurus viverrinus isolate Anna chromosome D1, UM_Priviv_1.0, whole genome shotgun sequence:
- the LOC125177284 gene encoding putative olfactory receptor 10D3, with amino-acid sequence MQNYTSVTEFTLLGIPNTEGLENMLFVLFLAFYLFTLLGNLLIFLTILVSSNLHTPMYFFLGNLSVFDIFFPSVSSPKMMLYLMGPSRTISYQGCACQLFFYHFLGGTECFLYTVMAYDRFVAICHPLRYTVIMSHRVRTGWMLGTWLGGCLHGSILTFLVFKLPFCGPNEVDNFFCDIPGLLPLACADTSLAQTVSFTNVDVVTLTCFLLILTSYGHIVISILKIGTSAGRRRAFSTCSAHLISIFLFYGPVMLIYLRPASSPWLDSVIQVLNNIVTPSLNPLIYTLRNKDVKLALRQVFTQVVHISGIERR; translated from the coding sequence ATGCAGAACTACACTTCTGTGACGGAGTTCACCCTGTTGGGAATTCCAAATACTGAAGGGCTGGAGAATATGCTGTTTGTCCTCTTTCTGGCCTTCTACCTCTTCACCTTGCTGGGGAACCTGCTCATCTTCCTCACCATTCTGGTTTCCTCTAACCTGCACAcccccatgtatttcttcctgggAAACCTGTCTGTGTTTGACATATTTTTCCCTTCAGTGAGTTCCCCCAAAATGATGCTCTACCTAATGGGGCCAAGCCGGACCATCTCTTACCAGGGCTGTGCCTGCCAGCTCTTCTTCTACCACTTCCTGGGTGGCACTGAGTGCTTCCTGTACACGGTGATGGCTTATGACCGCTTCGTGGCTATTTGTCACCCTTTGCGATACACAGTCATCATGAGCCACAGGGTGCGTACCGGCTGGATGTTGGGCACTTGGCTGGGCGGCTGTCTACATGGAAGTATCCTCACGTTTCTGGTCTTTAAGTTACCCTTCTGTGGCCCCAATGAGGTGGATAATTTCTTCTGTGATATCCCAGGGCTGCTGCCGCTGGCCTGTGCAGACACCTCTCTAGCCCAGACCGTGAGTTTTACTAACGTGGATGTTGTGACTCTGACATGCTTTCTCCTTATCCTTACTTCCTACGGCCACATCGTCATTTCCATACTGAAAATCGGCACCTCTGCAGGCAGGCGCCGAGCTTTTTCAACCTGCAGTGCCCACCTGATATCAATCTTCTTGTTTTATGGTCCAGTGATGCTCATCTATCTCAGGCCCGCTTCCAGCCCCTGGCTAGATTCTGTTATTCAGGTGTTAAATAACATTGTCACTCCTTCCCTTAACCCTTTGATTTACACCTTGAGAAACAAGGATGTGAAATTGGCCTTGAGGCAAGTATTCACTCAAGTGGTCCACATTTCTGGGATAGAAAGAAGGTAG
- the LOC125146746 gene encoding putative olfactory receptor 10D4, which yields MRNHTTVTEFILLGIPETEGLETVLFFLFLSLYLCTLLGNVLILTAIISSSRLHTPMYFFLGNLSMFDLGFSSTTVPKMLLYLSGQSRGISFQGCVSQVFFYHFLGCTECFLYTVMAYDRFVAICYPLRYMVIMNRRVCSILATGTWTGGCVHAIILTSLTFQLPYCDSNQVGYYFCDIPAVLPLACGDIALAQRVGFTNVGLLSLVCFFLILVSYTRIGISISKIRSAEGRQRAFSTCSAHLTAILCAYGPVIIIYLQPNPSALLGAIIQIVNNLVTPTLNPLIYSLRNKDVKSALWNIFHKRGFSVKNK from the coding sequence atgagaaatcacaCAACGGTAACTGAATTCATCCTGCTTGGAATCCCGGAGACAGAGGGCCtagagactgtcctttttttcctgttcttgtcATTATATTTGTGTACTCTCTTGGGAAATGTGCTCATCCTCACAGCTATCATCTCCTCCTCTCGGCTTCACACTCCTATGTATTTTTTCTTGGGAAATCTCTCCATGTTTGACCTGGGCTTCTCTTCAACCACTGTTCCCAAGATGCTGTTATACCTTTCAGGGCAGAGTCGGGGTATCTCTTTTCAGGGCTGTGTGTCCCAGGTCTTCTTCTACCACTTCCTGGGCTGCACTGAGTGTTTCCTGTACAcagtgatggcctatgaccgctttGTTGCCATATGTTATCCTTTGAGATACATGGTCATCATGAACCGCAGGGTCTGCTCCATCTTGGCCACAGGGACCTGGACGGGTGGCTGTGTTCACGCCATTATTCTAACCTCCCTCACCTTCCAGTTGCCCTACTGTGACTCTAACCAGGTGGGCTACTACTTCTGTGATATACCTGCTGTCTTACCTCTAGCCTGTGGTGATATAGCTCTAGCCCAGAGGGTTGGTTTTACAAATGTTGGTCTTTTGTCTCTCGTTTGCTTTTTTCTCATCCTTGTTTCCTACACTCGCATTGGGATCTCCATATCAAAAATTCGCTCAGCAGAGGGCAGGCAAAGAGCCTTCTCCACCTGCAGTGCCCACCTCACTGCAATTCTTTGTGCTTATGGACCGGTAATCATCATCTACCTACAGCCCAATCCCAGCGCCTTGCTTGGCGCAATAATTCAGATAGTGAACAATCTTGTTACCCCCACGCTGAACCCACTAATCTACAGCCTGAGGAATAAGGATGTAAAATCAGCCCTTTGGAATATATTTCACAAGAGAGGCTTCtctgtgaagaataaatga